One window from the genome of Rariglobus hedericola encodes:
- a CDS encoding GspE/PulE family protein, protein MTSADDFVIQLALDKGVLTQAQIDEANQRIAAHTDLTTAPPKLFDILIASKLVEARQLSKLLADEFGMPMVDLAALRVPSAEAMALVPRALAVRYTVFPISKDGGSLQLAISDPLDVDAIDSLGHMLKLNIEPSVAPASEIKHVIERFYGKDADELDAMLGEFSVTGAEAAGVTTVAVDGMPSVEEGDAPIIKLVHQIILEAIQRRASDIHLEPLEKRFRVRYRIDGVLLEIENPPKRLQLSMISRLKIMANISIAEKRIPQDGRIQINMTGKQIDLRVSSLPTAHGESIVMRILDKDGLQLGLPELGFFSDDQAIVERLIALPDGIMLVTGPTGSGKTTTLYSCLHFINKSDRKIITVEDPVEYVLAGINQVPVRHDVGMTFASALRAMLRQAPNIVMVGEIRDLETAEIAINASLTGHMVFSTLHTNDAPGAITRLIDIGVKPFLVSTSLRAAVAQRLTRKICKQCKKPYTPDSNELRSLNITPQQAATATFMQGEGCQNCNGTGYRGRAGIFEMFVVNEEIQRMIYDNVGTAKLRDKARSLGMRTMREDGVRKVLSGMTTIDEVVSITVGDAS, encoded by the coding sequence GTGACTTCCGCCGACGATTTCGTCATACAGCTCGCCCTTGACAAGGGCGTGCTCACTCAAGCCCAGATCGATGAAGCCAACCAGCGCATCGCTGCTCACACCGATCTGACCACCGCTCCGCCCAAGCTCTTCGATATTCTGATCGCCAGCAAGCTGGTCGAGGCCCGCCAGCTGAGCAAGCTGCTGGCCGACGAATTTGGCATGCCCATGGTGGACTTGGCCGCGTTGCGCGTTCCCAGTGCCGAGGCGATGGCCTTGGTGCCCCGCGCGCTGGCCGTGCGCTACACGGTATTCCCGATTTCCAAAGATGGCGGTTCGTTGCAGCTCGCCATCAGTGACCCGCTTGATGTCGACGCGATCGACAGTCTGGGCCACATGCTCAAGCTCAACATCGAGCCGTCCGTCGCACCCGCTAGCGAAATCAAGCACGTCATCGAGCGTTTCTACGGCAAGGATGCCGATGAACTCGATGCCATGCTCGGCGAATTTTCCGTCACCGGAGCCGAGGCTGCGGGCGTAACGACCGTGGCCGTCGATGGCATGCCGTCCGTCGAGGAAGGCGATGCGCCGATCATCAAGCTGGTTCACCAGATCATTCTGGAGGCGATCCAGCGCCGCGCTTCCGACATCCATTTGGAGCCGCTCGAAAAGCGTTTCCGCGTCCGCTACCGCATCGACGGCGTGCTACTCGAAATCGAGAACCCGCCGAAGCGCCTGCAGCTTTCCATGATCTCACGTCTGAAGATCATGGCTAATATCTCGATTGCCGAAAAACGCATTCCGCAGGACGGCCGTATCCAGATCAACATGACAGGCAAGCAAATCGACTTGCGCGTGTCCTCGCTGCCCACCGCGCACGGCGAGAGCATCGTCATGCGTATTCTCGACAAAGACGGCCTCCAGCTCGGTCTGCCCGAGCTCGGCTTCTTCAGTGATGACCAGGCCATCGTGGAACGACTGATTGCGCTGCCCGACGGTATCATGCTCGTCACGGGTCCGACCGGCTCCGGCAAGACCACGACGCTGTATTCATGTCTCCACTTCATCAATAAGTCCGACCGCAAGATCATCACGGTGGAAGACCCGGTCGAGTATGTGCTCGCCGGTATCAACCAAGTGCCGGTCCGTCACGATGTGGGCATGACCTTCGCCTCGGCGCTTCGCGCCATGTTACGTCAGGCTCCGAATATCGTGATGGTGGGTGAAATTCGAGATTTGGAGACGGCGGAAATTGCCATCAACGCCTCGCTGACCGGTCATATGGTGTTCTCCACGCTGCACACCAACGATGCTCCCGGTGCGATCACGCGCCTCATCGATATCGGTGTTAAACCGTTCCTGGTTTCCACTTCGTTGCGTGCGGCGGTCGCCCAGCGTCTTACGCGCAAAATCTGCAAGCAGTGCAAGAAACCGTATACGCCCGACTCGAACGAACTGCGCTCTCTTAACATCACGCCGCAGCAAGCCGCCACCGCGACGTTCATGCAGGGTGAGGGTTGCCAGAACTGTAACGGCACCGGCTACCGCGGCCGCGCCGGTATTTTCGAGATGTTCGTCGTGAACGAAGAGATCCAGCGCATGATTTATGACAACGTCGGCACCGCCAAACTGCGCGACAAAGCCCGTTCGCTCGGCATGCGCACGATGCGTGAAGACGGCGTTCGCAAGGTGCTCTCCGGCATGACTACGATTGATGAAGTCGTTTCGATCACCGTCGGTGACGCCAGCTAA
- a CDS encoding type IV pilus twitching motility protein PilT, whose protein sequence is MSYEMNDLLELVVDQGASDLHLQVGQPPTLRLSGSMVPIDGPLLTPADTEKLMLSITPDNHQQNVKLNGGSDFGFAYLEKARLRVSVLKAKGNYGMVLRQIPNKMFSLREIGIPDKVRELLYRPRGLMLVTGPTGSGKSTTLAAMINYINETRDGHIITIEDPIEYYHPHKHCIVTQREVGVDVPSFSEAIRRALRQDPDIILVGEMRDLETIEAAISAAETGHLVFGTLHTNGAAKTIDRIVDAFPANMKDMIRTQLASSIVAVISQVLCKKIGGGRIASYEIMVNTTSISSLIRENKTFRISSDIQTGASLGMITLDAHLMSLVNRDLVTPDEALDKAQDPLVMREKLLAMGAQLRQL, encoded by the coding sequence ATGAGCTACGAAATGAACGATCTGCTGGAGCTGGTGGTGGATCAGGGCGCCTCCGACCTGCACCTCCAGGTTGGCCAGCCGCCGACCCTCCGCTTGAGCGGCAGCATGGTGCCGATCGACGGCCCTTTGCTTACTCCGGCCGACACCGAGAAGCTCATGCTCTCGATCACGCCGGACAACCACCAGCAGAACGTGAAGCTGAACGGCGGCTCCGATTTCGGCTTTGCCTACCTGGAGAAGGCCCGTCTTCGCGTGAGTGTTCTCAAGGCGAAGGGCAACTACGGCATGGTGCTTCGCCAGATCCCGAACAAGATGTTCAGTCTGCGCGAAATCGGCATTCCCGACAAAGTGCGCGAGCTTCTCTATCGTCCGCGCGGCCTTATGCTGGTGACCGGCCCGACTGGATCGGGCAAGTCGACCACGCTCGCGGCGATGATCAATTACATCAACGAAACCCGCGACGGCCACATCATCACCATCGAGGATCCGATCGAGTATTATCATCCGCACAAACACTGTATCGTCACCCAGCGTGAAGTCGGTGTGGATGTGCCCAGCTTTTCAGAGGCCATCCGGCGGGCGCTTCGTCAGGATCCCGATATCATTCTCGTGGGTGAAATGCGCGACCTCGAGACGATCGAGGCGGCGATCAGCGCGGCCGAAACCGGTCACTTGGTGTTTGGCACGTTGCACACCAACGGCGCCGCCAAGACCATCGACCGTATCGTGGATGCGTTTCCCGCAAACATGAAGGACATGATCCGCACGCAGCTCGCGTCGTCCATTGTGGCGGTCATCTCCCAGGTGCTCTGCAAGAAAATCGGCGGCGGACGCATCGCCAGTTATGAAATCATGGTGAATACCACCTCGATTTCTTCGCTCATCCGCGAAAACAAGACCTTCCGTATTTCCTCCGATATTCAGACCGGGGCCAGCTTGGGTATGATCACCCTCGACGCCCATCTCATGAGCCTGGTCAATCGTGATCTCGTCACCCCTGACGAGGCTCTCGACAAAGCCCAGGATCCCTTGGTCATGCGCGAGAAACTCCTCGCGATGGGAGCACAACTTCGCCAACTCTAA
- the gspE gene encoding type II secretion system ATPase GspE: MFESHSQAILELCRDHHLVALNTLNDLNEEHKATGKPVADLLIEMGLVEKSTLLRKIAEHLGLEYLEGHAGDIPAEVVGAVQGSLARMYGVVPLRVDAQSIDLLVVDPFNSQVIDDLTFALGKDVRLVVADPGRVDGLLKLHYGEDDATIDDLLKEMSSDDHDGANGGEKELSEHDLESMAGQTPIVRFVNLVIGQAIRDKASDIHFEPFEHEFKIRYRIDGALYEMAPPPKHLALPITSRVKVLAALNIAERRIPQDGRIKLTLGGRSVDLRVSTLPTQFGESVVLRVLDQSAVQLDIAALGMPTDVFEGINEIIKRPNGIFIVTGPTGSGKTTTLYSALRVINTADLKLLTAEDPVEYEIEGIMQVPVNHAVGLTFAAALRSFLRQDPDVIMVGEIRDLETAQIAIQASLTGHLVLSTLHTNDAPGAVTRLVDMGVEPFLIASSLEAVLAQRLVRRICKSCRTPYEPPAALLQQLGIDPVDIGNREFFFGKGCEHCSNTGYKGRMGVYEWLRMSEAVRDLVVERASTMVIKQKALEQGMRTLRDDGLRAIFDGATSIEEIIKYT, encoded by the coding sequence ATGTTCGAAAGCCACAGTCAGGCCATTTTGGAACTCTGCCGCGACCATCATCTGGTCGCGCTCAACACCCTTAACGATCTCAACGAGGAGCACAAAGCCACCGGCAAACCCGTGGCCGATCTACTCATTGAAATGGGACTCGTTGAGAAAAGCACTCTGCTGCGTAAAATCGCGGAGCATCTCGGCCTCGAGTATCTGGAAGGCCACGCAGGTGACATTCCAGCCGAGGTGGTCGGCGCCGTCCAGGGCAGCCTCGCCCGCATGTATGGTGTCGTGCCCTTGCGCGTGGACGCTCAAAGCATCGACCTGCTGGTGGTCGATCCGTTCAACAGCCAGGTCATCGACGACCTTACCTTTGCCCTGGGCAAAGACGTTCGTCTGGTCGTGGCCGATCCCGGCCGCGTGGACGGGCTGCTCAAGCTTCACTATGGCGAGGACGACGCCACCATCGACGACCTCCTCAAGGAGATGTCGAGTGACGATCATGACGGTGCCAACGGTGGCGAAAAAGAACTGTCCGAGCACGACCTCGAGTCGATGGCCGGCCAGACTCCGATCGTCCGTTTCGTGAACTTGGTCATCGGCCAGGCGATTCGAGACAAGGCATCCGACATCCATTTCGAACCCTTCGAACACGAATTCAAAATCCGTTACCGCATCGACGGCGCGCTCTATGAAATGGCGCCGCCGCCCAAGCATCTCGCGTTGCCCATCACTTCACGCGTGAAAGTGTTGGCCGCACTGAACATCGCTGAACGCCGCATTCCTCAGGACGGACGTATCAAGCTGACCTTGGGCGGTCGTTCGGTCGACTTGCGCGTATCCACGTTGCCGACACAGTTCGGTGAATCGGTGGTGTTGCGCGTCCTCGACCAATCGGCGGTCCAGCTCGATATCGCCGCCCTCGGCATGCCGACCGACGTGTTTGAAGGCATCAACGAGATCATCAAGCGCCCGAACGGCATCTTCATCGTCACGGGCCCGACGGGTTCCGGCAAGACGACCACGCTTTACTCCGCACTTCGCGTCATCAATACCGCGGACCTCAAGCTGCTCACGGCAGAGGATCCGGTGGAATACGAAATCGAAGGCATCATGCAGGTTCCGGTGAACCATGCCGTGGGCCTTACGTTTGCCGCCGCCCTGCGCTCGTTCCTCCGCCAAGATCCCGACGTGATCATGGTGGGCGAAATCCGCGACTTGGAGACGGCGCAGATCGCCATTCAGGCATCGCTTACGGGTCACTTGGTGTTGTCCACCCTCCACACCAACGATGCTCCAGGTGCGGTGACGCGTCTCGTGGACATGGGCGTCGAACCCTTCCTGATTGCCTCGTCGCTGGAGGCCGTGCTGGCCCAACGTCTGGTGCGTCGCATCTGCAAGAGCTGCCGCACTCCCTACGAGCCACCGGCTGCTCTTCTGCAACAACTTGGGATTGATCCGGTTGATATCGGTAATCGTGAGTTCTTCTTCGGCAAGGGCTGCGAACATTGCAGCAACACCGGCTACAAGGGACGTATGGGCGTTTACGAGTGGCTGCGTATGAGCGAGGCCGTTCGCGATCTCGTCGTGGAGCGCGCCTCCACGATGGTGATCAAACAAAAAGCCCTCGAACAGGGCATGCGCACGTTGCGCGACGACGGTCTTCGCGCCATCTTTGACGGTGCGACCTCGATTGAAGAAATTATCAAATACACCTGA
- a CDS encoding type II secretion system F family protein: MPKFTYSAIESASGKEKKGVLESASSEQASAELKAMGLIPTALAAEGSGGPKLSAGAKKDVRKLNAPAAPASTQLRAKKKKGGMTFGRIISNANLTVFTRQLATLVNAGMPIMRSLETLARQEKNPLFKDVVESLVENIRSGGNFSDGLLQHPKVFDRLYVNMVKAGEAGGVLGTVLDRLSRFMEKAEKIKGKVKSAMTYPVIIVFVAVAIVGALMVFVIPQFEKIFSGMLKGQSMPGLTLAVLAVSNFVKNHIIATIGIFVALYFSFKAWHKTKGGTRAVDWFLLHAPGVGPLFLKSSISRFTRTLGTLLASGVPILQALIITRDTSGNVHVADALNVVHDRVKEGDNVARPLDSTKVFPTMVTSMIEVGEETGALPEMLNRVADTYDEEVDNSVAGLTSIIEPVMIVFMAVMVGTIVIALFLPIVKIIQSLS, encoded by the coding sequence ATGCCAAAGTTTACCTACAGCGCCATTGAGTCGGCCTCCGGAAAAGAAAAAAAGGGCGTGCTTGAGAGCGCGTCATCCGAACAAGCATCCGCCGAATTGAAGGCGATGGGCCTCATTCCCACCGCACTTGCAGCCGAAGGCAGCGGCGGTCCCAAGCTGTCCGCGGGCGCCAAGAAAGACGTCCGCAAGCTCAACGCTCCCGCCGCGCCGGCGAGCACGCAGCTGCGCGCCAAAAAGAAAAAAGGCGGCATGACATTCGGCCGTATTATCAGCAACGCGAACCTCACGGTGTTTACCCGTCAGCTCGCCACGCTCGTTAACGCCGGCATGCCCATCATGCGCAGCTTGGAGACGCTCGCCCGTCAGGAGAAGAATCCGCTCTTCAAGGACGTGGTGGAGTCTCTCGTCGAGAACATCCGCTCGGGCGGTAATTTTTCCGATGGTCTTCTTCAGCACCCGAAGGTCTTCGATCGCCTTTATGTGAACATGGTGAAGGCCGGTGAAGCGGGCGGCGTGCTCGGCACCGTGTTGGATCGTCTTTCGCGCTTCATGGAGAAAGCCGAGAAGATCAAGGGCAAGGTGAAGTCTGCGATGACCTACCCGGTGATCATCGTGTTTGTCGCCGTCGCCATCGTCGGCGCACTGATGGTTTTCGTTATTCCGCAGTTCGAGAAAATCTTTTCGGGTATGCTCAAAGGCCAGTCGATGCCTGGCCTGACACTCGCGGTTCTGGCCGTAAGTAATTTCGTCAAGAATCACATCATTGCCACCATCGGTATCTTTGTTGCGCTCTATTTCTCTTTCAAGGCGTGGCACAAAACCAAGGGGGGCACCCGTGCGGTCGATTGGTTCCTCTTGCATGCCCCCGGCGTTGGTCCGCTTTTCCTGAAGTCGTCCATCAGCCGTTTCACCCGCACGCTGGGCACACTGCTCGCTTCGGGCGTCCCGATTCTGCAGGCGCTGATCATCACCCGTGATACTTCGGGCAATGTTCACGTGGCCGATGCGCTAAACGTCGTTCATGACCGCGTTAAAGAGGGTGACAACGTCGCCCGTCCCCTTGATTCGACCAAGGTGTTCCCGACCATGGTAACCTCCATGATCGAGGTCGGTGAAGAAACCGGCGCCCTCCCTGAGATGCTTAATCGCGTGGCTGATACCTACGACGAAGAGGTGGATAATTCCGTCGCCGGTCTTACCTCGATCATCGAGCCGGTCATGATTGTGTTCATGGCCGTGATGGTGGGCACCATCGTCATCGCGTTGTTCCTCCCGATCGTGAAGATCATTCAGAGCCTTTCGTAA
- a CDS encoding 3'-5' exoribonuclease YhaM family protein, with translation MSDELPLLSVRELKALEDASGRPFASVLVVKKLAIKTASNGNPFLVLDLGDRTGSFGCTLFSDGTVFDTVKAAGEGGVLRIEGRVDYYQGRLSPKLLKVTPLSEDELGAPGLIDNLVEVAPEPAAELWAEFQTFIDSITHDELRMTVRGVFEEIGDTFKWTPAAVSMHHAYRHGLLEHTIHMARACKALLPLYREVDADLAMAGILLHDTGKTIEYEGSLATKRSRKGILQGHVVLGYQLARKHGIKSRLDAERLERLEHIVLSHQGEPEWGAAVYAATPEAVFVSMIDNLDAKMGMVQRTLRQANEHDEFSERLMGLNSVLLTKPVSPAK, from the coding sequence ATGTCCGACGAACTCCCTCTGCTCTCAGTCCGCGAACTCAAAGCGCTTGAAGACGCCTCCGGACGCCCCTTCGCCAGTGTCTTGGTGGTCAAAAAACTCGCTATCAAAACAGCCTCCAACGGCAATCCATTTCTCGTCCTCGATCTAGGTGACCGCACCGGCTCGTTTGGCTGCACCCTGTTCAGCGACGGCACGGTGTTCGACACCGTCAAGGCCGCCGGCGAAGGCGGCGTGCTGCGCATCGAAGGTCGCGTCGATTATTATCAAGGCCGGCTCTCTCCAAAACTGCTCAAGGTCACTCCCCTTTCCGAAGACGAACTTGGGGCTCCCGGCCTGATCGACAACCTTGTTGAAGTCGCGCCCGAGCCTGCCGCTGAACTGTGGGCGGAGTTTCAAACATTCATCGACAGCATCACCCACGACGAGCTTCGTATGACCGTGCGCGGCGTGTTCGAGGAGATCGGCGACACGTTCAAATGGACGCCTGCCGCCGTCTCGATGCACCACGCCTACCGACATGGTTTGCTTGAGCACACGATTCACATGGCGCGCGCCTGCAAGGCCCTGCTACCGCTCTACCGCGAAGTGGACGCCGACCTCGCGATGGCCGGCATCCTTCTCCACGACACCGGCAAGACCATCGAATACGAGGGCTCGCTTGCAACCAAGCGCAGCCGCAAGGGCATCCTGCAAGGCCACGTCGTCCTCGGTTATCAACTTGCCCGTAAACACGGCATCAAATCCCGTCTCGATGCGGAGCGTCTGGAACGCCTCGAACACATTGTGCTCAGTCATCAAGGTGAACCGGAATGGGGCGCGGCCGTTTACGCGGCCACGCCGGAAGCGGTGTTTGTTTCGATGATCGACAACCTCGACGCCAAGATGGGCATGGTCCAGCGCACCCTACGCCAAGCCAACGAGCACGATGAATTCTCGGAGCGCCTGATGGGGCTCAACAGCGTGCTGCTCACCAAGCCGGTTTCGCCGGCGAAATAA
- a CDS encoding isochorismatase family protein — protein MAAPDPLAGVLLLCVDLQPSFLKVIPEHEELLKRCSFVIEAAVGLGIRVAFTEQLPRKLGGTAPALLALAPGSDVHTKSSFSVFGDDGITDALRSPDIEHIILCGLETPVCIYQTALGALDANLQVTVLSDAIGARRSADAAICLGSLARAGVHLLPSETVFYALLHDAGHPFFKNFTQLVKKYS, from the coding sequence ATGGCCGCTCCCGATCCTCTCGCCGGTGTTCTACTGCTCTGCGTCGACCTCCAACCGTCCTTCCTCAAGGTCATCCCTGAGCACGAAGAACTTCTGAAGCGCTGCTCCTTCGTGATCGAGGCGGCGGTCGGCTTGGGTATTCGGGTCGCTTTCACCGAGCAACTCCCACGCAAACTCGGCGGCACAGCCCCCGCACTGCTCGCGCTCGCCCCCGGTTCGGACGTCCACACCAAGAGTTCTTTTTCCGTCTTTGGTGACGATGGCATCACCGATGCCCTGCGATCACCCGATATCGAACACATCATTCTCTGCGGCTTGGAAACTCCCGTGTGCATTTACCAGACCGCACTCGGAGCTCTTGATGCCAACCTGCAAGTCACCGTGCTTTCCGATGCGATTGGCGCCCGCCGTTCCGCTGATGCCGCCATCTGCCTCGGTTCGCTCGCACGCGCAGGCGTGCACCTGCTTCCTTCCGAGACCGTCTTTTATGCACTGCTGCACGATGCAGGACATCCGTTCTTCAAGAACTTCACCCAGCTCGTCAAAAAATACAGTTAA
- a CDS encoding metallophosphoesterase produces the protein MNGRIIAIGDIHGCHQEFAELLELLKPTKDDRLILVGDLVNRGPDSCKVIDLARQHRAISLLGNHELRLLNYRKNKTPAAEIDRKTDADTFQKLRPEDWLYLESMPLTHYVEALNTVFAHGGFLPNEPWQRQPASIVTRIQSIDADGRACKRSDSPDSPPWADLWNGPPFVIYGHTPRPDVYKLKWSVGIDTACVMGGHLTAYILPEKRFVQVKSRRRYYP, from the coding sequence ATGAACGGTCGTATCATCGCCATCGGCGACATCCATGGTTGCCATCAAGAGTTTGCCGAGCTCCTCGAGCTCCTGAAACCCACCAAGGACGACCGTCTGATTCTCGTCGGCGATCTCGTGAATCGCGGTCCCGACAGTTGCAAGGTGATCGACCTCGCTCGTCAGCACCGTGCGATCTCGCTCCTCGGTAATCACGAACTGCGTCTCCTGAATTACCGGAAGAACAAGACGCCTGCTGCCGAGATTGATCGAAAAACCGACGCTGACACTTTCCAAAAGCTGCGCCCCGAGGATTGGCTCTACTTGGAGTCGATGCCGCTCACCCACTATGTCGAGGCCCTGAACACGGTTTTCGCGCACGGTGGATTTCTTCCTAACGAACCCTGGCAACGCCAGCCCGCCTCGATCGTCACGCGAATCCAATCCATCGATGCCGATGGACGGGCCTGCAAACGCTCCGATTCGCCCGACTCACCTCCGTGGGCCGATCTCTGGAACGGTCCGCCCTTCGTCATTTACGGGCACACTCCCCGGCCTGATGTTTACAAACTTAAGTGGTCTGTCGGCATCGACACCGCGTGTGTCATGGGCGGCCACCTGACCGCTTACATTCTTCCCGAAAAACGGTTCGTGCAGGTGAAGTCCCGCCGTCGTTATTATCCATAA
- a CDS encoding M14 family metallopeptidase — translation MNAVKACPLDPLSFVKRFEAAALAHGFRQEPLATIAGVPLSAYTKQTAGNGTRIYLSSGIHGDEPAAPEALLQMLESGLFDERATWFLCPLLNPTGYIRGTRENEASIDLNRDYRDTLSIEISAHIGWLQKQPRFDVTFCLHEDWETTGFYLYELNPDSRHTLADAMIEAARHQGPIESAPLIDGRESIAPGIIRPDTDPLLRDKWPEAIYLFEHHSRLGYTLETPSVTPMAQRIATHHAAVTAALAAFFVTRTE, via the coding sequence ATGAATGCTGTCAAAGCCTGCCCGCTCGATCCGCTGTCCTTCGTTAAAAGATTCGAAGCGGCGGCGCTCGCCCATGGCTTCCGACAGGAACCGCTCGCTACCATAGCCGGTGTGCCCCTTTCCGCTTACACAAAACAGACGGCGGGCAATGGAACGCGCATTTATCTTTCGAGCGGCATCCATGGAGACGAGCCCGCGGCTCCCGAAGCACTTCTGCAGATGCTCGAAAGCGGTCTGTTCGACGAACGGGCGACCTGGTTTTTGTGCCCATTACTCAATCCCACCGGCTACATCCGCGGCACCCGGGAAAATGAAGCCTCCATCGATCTGAATCGTGATTATCGCGATACGCTCAGCATCGAGATCAGCGCACACATTGGTTGGCTACAAAAACAGCCCCGGTTCGATGTCACCTTTTGCCTGCACGAAGACTGGGAAACCACCGGCTTTTATCTCTACGAATTGAATCCGGATTCCCGCCACACTCTCGCCGATGCGATGATTGAGGCCGCCCGACATCAGGGCCCCATCGAATCGGCACCGCTGATCGACGGTCGTGAGTCCATCGCCCCGGGCATCATTCGGCCCGACACCGATCCGCTTTTACGCGATAAATGGCCTGAGGCGATTTACCTCTTCGAACATCACTCCCGACTTGGTTACACGTTGGAAACTCCATCGGTCACTCCGATGGCACAACGCATCGCCACACACCATGCTGCGGTGACGGCCGCGCTCGCGGCATTTTTCGTCACTCGGACGGAGTAG
- a CDS encoding glutamate--tRNA ligase produces the protein MSPVRVRFAPSPTGFFHIGSARTALFNWLYARHTGGVFVLRIEDTDQARNSEAFLNVIYDSLTWLGMTWDEGPKVGGEFGPYRQSERGPIYKEYLQKLTDAGRTYEKDGAVWFKLIGDRSEVFDEHRQKTVTKVAVAPSVIDDQIRGRVERIEDEDFVIFRSDGNPVFHFVNVVDDIAMKITHVIRGEDHLSNTSKHVELFKAFGAPMPKFAHIPLILKQNGPGKMSKRDQGALIEEYQNKGYLPEALVNFLSLLGWSPKDDREKMAIADIIALFDFPGINQSNARFDEKKLAHMNMAYLLELPVDDFVARARAYFEKHNVTSPLSADAAYLRDVLLISQPKIKSFEELPAYTAYFFTEDFTIDAKVRDKVMGKGEPQARMAELTETIATADFSSDTAIEEAIKALAVSKGLGFGDYQSVARLAVSGTNVGPSLTGMFRVLGRERVLSRFARLAAL, from the coding sequence ATGTCTCCAGTTCGCGTTCGTTTTGCTCCCAGTCCGACCGGGTTTTTTCACATCGGCAGCGCCCGCACGGCGTTGTTCAACTGGCTTTATGCCCGCCACACCGGCGGCGTGTTTGTGCTCCGTATCGAAGACACCGACCAGGCGCGCAACAGCGAGGCGTTCCTCAACGTGATCTACGACAGCCTCACGTGGTTGGGTATGACGTGGGACGAAGGTCCGAAGGTAGGCGGCGAATTTGGTCCATATCGCCAGAGCGAGCGCGGTCCCATCTATAAGGAATACCTGCAAAAGCTCACCGACGCCGGTCGCACTTACGAGAAAGACGGTGCGGTTTGGTTCAAACTCATCGGCGATCGTTCCGAAGTGTTCGATGAACATCGTCAGAAGACCGTCACCAAGGTCGCGGTCGCTCCGAGCGTGATCGATGACCAGATTCGCGGTCGCGTGGAGCGCATCGAAGACGAGGATTTTGTGATCTTCCGGTCCGACGGCAACCCCGTGTTCCATTTCGTCAACGTGGTCGATGACATCGCCATGAAGATCACGCACGTGATCCGCGGCGAAGACCATCTGTCCAACACGAGCAAGCACGTCGAGTTGTTCAAAGCGTTTGGCGCACCGATGCCGAAGTTCGCGCACATCCCGCTGATCTTGAAACAAAATGGTCCGGGCAAGATGTCGAAACGCGACCAAGGCGCGCTCATCGAGGAATATCAGAACAAGGGCTATTTGCCTGAAGCATTGGTGAACTTCCTTTCATTGCTCGGCTGGTCTCCGAAGGACGACCGTGAGAAGATGGCCATTGCGGACATCATCGCGCTCTTCGATTTCCCCGGGATCAACCAGAGTAACGCGCGTTTCGACGAAAAGAAACTCGCACACATGAACATGGCCTACCTGCTGGAGTTGCCGGTCGATGATTTCGTCGCGCGTGCACGCGCGTATTTTGAAAAGCATAACGTGACCTCGCCGCTCTCCGCTGATGCGGCGTATCTGCGTGATGTGCTTTTGATCAGCCAGCCCAAGATCAAATCGTTTGAAGAGCTCCCCGCTTACACGGCCTATTTTTTCACCGAAGATTTTACGATCGATGCCAAGGTGCGTGACAAAGTCATGGGCAAGGGCGAGCCGCAGGCGCGTATGGCCGAACTCACCGAGACAATCGCCACGGCGGATTTCTCCAGCGACACGGCGATCGAGGAAGCGATTAAAGCTCTCGCGGTTTCGAAGGGCCTGGGCTTCGGCGATTATCAGTCTGTTGCTCGTCTGGCTGTGAGTGGCACCAACGTGGGGCCGAGCCTCACCGGCATGTTCCGCGTGCTCGGGCGCGAACGCGTGCTGTCGCGCTTCGCACGGTTGGCGGCGCTTTGA